AGGGCACGGACGGCCTCTGGCGGACGCAGCAGATCGTGCGTTCCGGCGAGCACAAGACATGGCAGGTCGAGGGCCCGGAGCTGCCCGTCCAGCCGCACATCGGCCAGCGCCATGTTGGCGTAGGCGTAGCCCACCGGATCGCTGGCAAGGAACCGCGCGCGGTAGGCGGCATAAGCCGCCGGGTCCCGCCGCACCACGGACGGGAACGAGCGGGCGAGGCTCGCGTCCACGATCGCGGCCATGCCCTCGCGCATGGCACGCTCCGACCGGTCCACCAGATAGCGGACGCGGTCTTCCGCCACCGTCAGCGCGGGCGAGCAGAGGGCGAGCCCATACACGGCGGCCGGATCGTTGAGCGCGTGCACCACGGCAATGGCCGCGCCGGCCGCGACGCCGGCGAGGCAAAACGGGCCGGCGAGACCGAGCGCGTCGAGCAGCTGGCGCAGATCCCGCGCATGGTCTGCGATCGTGAACGGCTTGCGGGGCTTCTCGGACCAGCCGGC
The Azorhizobium caulinodans ORS 571 genome window above contains:
- a CDS encoding alpha/beta fold hydrolase codes for the protein MNWIDLEQVTLRYTLSGSGPVQLVLIHELGGSLESFDALMPRLERDFRVLRYDQRGAGWSEKPRKPFTIADHARDLRQLLDALGLAGPFCLAGVAAGAAIAVVHALNDPAAVYGLALCSPALTVAEDRVRYLVDRSERAMREGMAAIVDASLARSFPSVVRRDPAAYAAYRARFLASDPVGYAYANMALADVRLDGQLRALDLPCLVLAGTHDLLRPPEAVRALSAQLPRAIYAEIDSGHIMPVQAPEAMATHLRHFFASVTRDALMRA